From the Colletotrichum lupini chromosome 1, complete sequence genome, the window ATGCCTCTTCATCAGTATGACTACATTTTCGCCATTGGCACCATCTTCGCATTCCTTGATGCGTGGAACATTGGTACGTAACTCCAAAATTAGAAATCTGTTTGTCTAGCCATGTCCAAGCTGACTCTTGGGTACTGGTAGGTGCCAATGATGTTGCCAATTCATGGGCAACCTCGGTCTCGTCACGATCTATTTCTTACATTCAAGCTATGACCCTCGGATCCATCCTCGAGTTCGCCGGCTCGGTTGGTGTCGGCGCCCGTGTCGCAGACACCATTCGAACGAAGATTGGTAGGATATCTGTTCTTTTGATTAACAATGACGCCCAGGCTGATCATCTGACGCAGTGAATATCGACCTATTCGAGAACGATCCGGCTCTCCTCATGCTTGGAATGACCTGTGCGATTGTGGCTTCCTCGATTTACCTTACCTTTTGCACCAAGATCGGTCTCCCGGTATCAACTACTCACTCCATCATGGGAGGCGTCATTGGCATGGGTATCGCACTTATTGGTGCCGACAACATTCATTGGGTCTCCCCTAGCGGCGGCATCGACTCTGGCGTAGTTTCAGTCTTCCTTGCATGGATCATCGCTCCTGGTATCTCGGGTGCATTCGCAGCCATCATCTTCACCATTACAAAATACGGCGTCATGTTGCGGAAGAACCCAGTCATGAAGGGACTGGCTCTCGTTCCTGTGTACTTTGGTATTACCGCTTCCCTCTTGACCATGCTGATTGTTTGGAAGGGTGGGTCTATCAAAGTTACTTTCAACGATGCCGAAACTGCCGGAATGATCATCGGTGTTGGTGCCGCCTGGGCTCTCCTCATCACAATATTCTTTCTCCCCTGGCTCTATCGTGTGGTAGTCAAGGACGATTGGCAACTGCGTTGGTATCACATTGCCCTGGGCCCGCTTCTGCTCCGCCGTCCCGAGCCACCTGTTCAGCCCGAAGGCTACGGCGGTGGAATCCGCGACTTCTATGCCGGGCACATGACCAAAGAGGAGCTAGAGGTTGCTCGCAGCGGTGGTGTTGTTCGAAGCCCTAGCAACGACATCGAGACTGGCTCTGCTGATGGCGAGAAGAAGGTCGTCCAAGGATCCACCGACTCCCCTGCGACCAATATTCCCCGTAAGGACTACGTCCACAAGCCCATCGTTGGCCCCCGTCCCGAAGGTCCCTGGCACAACGGCGACGTTCTTTTCTGGATGGTAAAGAAAGTCTTCCTGTCTGGTGTCGATCAGGACATTATCAACATGCAAAAGAAGGAGAGTGTGCTCACTGGCGATTTGGAGGAGATGCACGCCCGTGTCCAACACTACGACAACAAGGCTGAATTCCTGTACTCGTTCATGCAAGTCATGACTGCATGCACCGCCTCGTTCACGCACGGCGCCAACGACGTTGCCAATGCCATTGGACCCTACGCTACCATCTTTCAAATTTGGAACACTGGCGTTCTCTCTGGCAGCAAATCTGAGGTTCCAATCTGGATTCTCTGCTTCGGCGGTGCTGGTATCGCTCTTGGTATCTGGACGTACGGATACAACATTATGCGCAACCTCGGCAACCGCTTGACCCTTCACTCTCCCGCCCGTGGTTTCTCCATGGAGTTGGGTGCTGCTTGCACAATTATCTTGGCTACACGTCTCAGTAAGTCAACGAACTCATCTTGACCATGCTCAAGCATCGCTGACTGTGATACAGAACTTCCTGTATCTACTACACAGTGCATCACTGGTGCGACCGTAGGTGTCGGCCTTTGCTCCGGCACTTGGCGATCAATCAACTGGCGTATGGTTGGCTGGATCTACATGGGTTGGATTATCACGCTGCCTACCGCTGGTATCATTTCTGGATGTCTCGCAGGCGTCATCGTCAACGCTCCCCGCTGGGGTATGGGAAGCTGAAAGATTCTGGCTGCTGAACCATCTTTCCGCAGACTCATGTGTCGTCCGGCATGTTTGGCTGTGCCGTTGAGAGTGGCAACAGTGTGAAGCTCGGATGTCAAGAGCACATGGAATCAGAAAAGGTTTCTTCTAGTCTACGAATGGCTCATACCCTCACTAGTATAGATAATAGTAGCAACTAATGCATTTCTATTGAGAAGGACGAGATGTGAAAAGTGGCAAGAGTTCAGATGATCGGCTGAGGAGCGTCATTCTCGTGTGCCTTCAAGTGGTGGCGCTCATCTCCAATCGGACCTAGCACGGTGCTAGAATGCCAGTGCATAGATATTGCTGTATTAACTGGTATAGCTTGGATCATTAGGTCATGTAAGGCTAAACCGCGAGTGAAGTGAGCTTCTCGACAATCTTCCGGTGTTCTGCCAAGGAAACAAGCTAGTCATGGAAACaaagttaagcttagaaTCATGTTGCAGACCTTCGTCCAATCTCCAACCCCCGCTTCGCTCGCCTCATTCGCCTGGCTGTCTCATTTAGGCGAGGCTAATGGTCGGATTATTCTTTAAATGAAATAGAAAGACTTTCGGTGGGAGGAAACAGTACCTCTTTGTTGACTGGAGAATGGCAGGCAGCAGGGCGCTGTCAACAGCACAAGTCAAGATGCGCCATCTATTTCTGCTGCCGATCGCCCTATTAAGTCCGCTTTGTTTCTGTTCACCTTCCGTCTCAGGTCTTGATTGGCCAGGTAATAGAGCCCTGCCATTGTTTCCAGAGATTGCGAAGGAGATAGACTATGCCAAGCTCACTGCACTTTCTGGTGATGAGCAGATTCTCTTGGTCTCGCTCCAAGGACTGGTCAACAGACGGCAACCACGACTGTACCTTTATTGGTCGCAGGATTCTGCCTTTCCGGATGACGAGGTCAACGAGGCCTGGCTGCGGCACCTCCAGACTGAAGGATATCGTAGCGCCGATACGACGAGCAGTCCTCTACAACTGATTGATAAGTACAAGTCTGAGATTCGGGGTGCCATTATCTACGACACGAAATTGCCAGACACGATTAATCTGGCTTCAACACTTGCCGGTCTTCATGGCGCTGTCCTGGCGACTGAAGAACTGGCCCGACGCTTCAACATCTCCATCACGGAAGACTTGCGAGGCCGGTTCAAGAACAAATTCGAGCTTTACGATCATGCAGCCCGGGAGGTGTGGCCCAAGGTTACTGACCGCATCATCACGGCTATCAAGCCACTTTCGACCATATTGTATGCCAATAGGACGTGGACCACACTTTTAAAGGCGAACTCGTCCGTCACAGACTCTTCGAACAACGGCACATACACTGCAGATTTGTCGTCATTTATTAATGGCAACGGGACGGTCTATGTCAATATTACAGACGCTTTCCCTGCAGACGGCTATGGTCCTTCTGTCTACCGCGTCAAGGTGACTGGCGACGGAAACAAAACCATAGCAGACTTCACTCCCggtgaaggagaagaagactcCTTCCTGTTCGATGACGGCGGCTCGCACCTGGCAGACTACCCAGGAGGCTGGCGCTTCGCAGACGGCGCATCCGCAATGATTTACAAATTTGACGTTCCACCTCAGACAACTCAACTAACCCTCACTCTGTCCATGTGGAATCAGTTTCTCGTTTCGGCAACGTCGGCGCGACCGGGCTACTACAAGGTCAACTCCATCTTCCGCGACTACATCGTCAGCACGGCGGCTCCCTGCATATGGTTGGACAGTAATAGACCGCGTGAAGCCGCGCTGCTCGACAAACTCCTTCGCCAATTCCAGCCCAATGCGGCCTACCTCGGCTGGTTTCCAAACGGCGATGAGATGACCGGTGTCACGCAACTCGCAAGGAACGGCTTATACGTCGCCGCCACGGACTTCTACTTCAACCCCACCATCTTCAGTGGATTCAACACCAAAAGCCAATCTCAGCAGTCTTCGATGGGGGGACCACCATGGCAACCTCCTCCGCCCCCTCCGAAAAAGACCCCTAAAGTCTTTCTGTCTCTCGTCTACCTCGAAGGCGACAACATACAGTACGACCAGCGGAGCATGTTTCAGCACTGGAACGACTCCGCGAGGGGATCAGTCCCGCTTGGCTGGACTATTAGCCCATTGCTTCGTGATATCGGCCCGGGCATCTTGTCGTATTATCAAAGGACATCCACGGAGAATGACCTGCTGATTGCCGGGCCAGACGGCGCAGGATATACGTATCCGGGTGTCTGGCCAAGACGAGCTCTCTCCACATTCTTGACTCAGAGCGGCGAGTATATGCGAGCGACACAGACAGACGAGGTCTTGTTCGTGTACGACCGCATCAACGCCACTGATAACCCGCTCACACCTGGGCTAACTCTCGACTTTCGCAATGCCGTGGGCAGGAACAATTTGCGAGGCATCTACTACGGGTCATTTGTTTCGACGGTAGATGCGCTGCAGGTGAATGTTACAGAAGGCTTCCCGGTGACAAACATGGTGAATATTGGGAACGAGGAGAGCGGTGCGGCGACGCTGCGGAATATTTCGGAGAATTGGAGGGGTCGTGGGCCTCTTTTTGTGGCCGGCGCTGTGAGCGCTTTTGATATGACACCGACCAGTGTTGCTAGTATGGTTAAGAAGTTGGGGGATGACTTTGAAGTTGTGAGGCCTGATATGTGGTTTCAGCTGTTGAGGAGGCGGGAGAGCTGGCCCGGTCTTGGGTAGGATGGTTTCCTTTCTTGAGGAGACTAGTGCCACGAGACTTTGACTGGAGCCTCTCAACGCCTCAAGATGGACTATGGGATTGCGATGCGGGATTGCGATCCGTTGTCTACAGCCTGTGAGGGATGTGGGAGCAATGTAGCGGGGTTGCGCCGGTGGGAAAGTGCTGGTGAGAGAAGGTTCTTGCATTAGATTATTGATGCTAATAAATTGGAAACTTCAATAGACATGAATGAAGCTGGACCTTATCCGCACTGATCTAGAATGCAAACACTCTTATTGAAGATGCGGAATACCTCATTTGTTGTGGTATGTGCTTGGCCAATTCATGTCAGCATCATCGCCTTCAACTTTTGTAATAAGACGGGGGTATTTCTTTGACGATATTCCCCATCACCGCTACGTCATAAAGGggcccctattattaatattagtgcACTGTTTTGAGGGGGAATTTAGTTTCCTTAGGGGCCAAGCTCCAACTTCCACGGCGCTTGCAGGCTGATTAAGCAAAGGGAAAAGACAACTACTATTGCCTCAATAATTCGTGCCCGCTGAGGCTGACGT encodes:
- a CDS encoding phosphate-repressible phosphate permease; the protein is MNHAGNIADCGCGEYYWVGWVGVAQPVQKKVEMPLHQYDYIFAIGTIFAFLDAWNIGANDVANSWATSVSSRSISYIQAMTLGSILEFAGSVGVGARVADTIRTKIVNIDLFENDPALLMLGMTCAIVASSIYLTFCTKIGLPVSTTHSIMGGVIGMGIALIGADNIHWVSPSGGIDSGVVSVFLAWIIAPGISGAFAAIIFTITKYGVMLRKNPVMKGLALVPVYFGITASLLTMLIVWKGGSIKVTFNDAETAGMIIGVGAAWALLITIFFLPWLYRVVVKDDWQLRWYHIALGPLLLRRPEPPVQPEGYGGGIRDFYAGHMTKEELEVARSGGVVRSPSNDIETGSADGEKKVVQGSTDSPATNIPRKDYVHKPIVGPRPEGPWHNGDVLFWMVKKVFLSGVDQDIINMQKKESVLTGDLEEMHARVQHYDNKAEFLYSFMQVMTACTASFTHGANDVANAIGPYATIFQIWNTGVLSGSKSEVPIWILCFGGAGIALGIWTYGYNIMRNLGNRLTLHSPARGFSMELGAACTIILATRLKLPVSTTQCITGATVGVGLCSGTWRSINWRMVGWIYMGWIITLPTAGIISGCLAGVIVNAPRWGMGS